The stretch of DNA ACTCAGAAGAGATTTCTTGACAATCGCATGGCGCGAATCGAAGATAAATTAGCTGCTGATTCCTCGGATGGAGACTATGAAGCCAAAACTACAAAAGTTAGAGCCAAACCGACACCACGCAAAAATTATCAGCATTTCCTCTTTGTCTCAGGATGACGCTTCTAGAGATCGCAGCTATTCTTTTAAAATTCACGGCGATCGCACTTCTGCAGACGCGACGCAATCCGATCCAGAGGAAGCTTACAAAGAACCGCAGTTGCCTGAGTTTACTACCAGCAAGCGCGATCGAAAAACAAGCAATTCAACTTATAAGCGATTCTTACCCAAACCACGAATGGATGTGGCGACGTGCAAAGAACAAATTAAGCAGGTTGTACAACAAATTAAAGATCTCTATCACGAAGGACCAATTGTAGATGGGTGGCTTGAGTCTCGCTACCAATCTTCACCACACGAAGTGACCACTGTCAACTACGTGAAAGCAACTTACAAGTTCGATCAAAATGAAATTACCTGCGAAGCGCCGCGCCCTGATTACTACCTTTGTGGCGTAGATGAGGTTGGTCAAAAATGGTCTTATCCTTGTCCTATGGAACAATTGCCTAGTGTAAGTATTGCAATCGCCCGTTACCAAAAATTGCAGTATCTATTAGCACGCAAGCGCTCTTTAGAAGCTTTTTTAAATCGACTTCAAGAACGCGAAAAGAAAATTAAAAATTAGCTATAGCCTTAATTCAAACCTCGTGCATCGAATATGTTTACTCATTCATATTGCGATATGTTGCTACTGCTGAAGGTGAAATTCGATTTAAGTAGCGGAAGATCCAATATTTGAAAACTGCGTCTAGAATTACGGGAAATGTCGCGATAAATAAGAAAATAAAATCGCGGTTTTCTGGTAAACCAAAATGGCGCGATACTGTTCCTAGTAGGACTTCCCAACCGTGCGTTGAGTGGAATCCTACAAATATATCAGTAAATAGAATAATAATAAAGGCTTTGGCACTATCACTCAATCCATAAACAATATTATCCATAAATTCTTTGAGAACTTCAAGCTCTTTTCTGCTGGTAACAATTAACCAGGTAAACGCTCCGACGGACAATAAATCAGCAAAGACATTTTTGATAGCATTCGCGCTTTCATAACGAAAATGTTCAACAATTTCTCGCACTTTTGCTTGCATTTGTTGCTCTATCTGTTCTGGCGAAAGTACAGCGTCTTCATGTAAAAGATTTCTAAATTTTAGTTGTTCCTCAAACCTTTGCATTTCTATTAATGCTCTCTCTTCCATTTCAGAATTAAGAAAGATAACAGTTTCCTGGGAGGTACGTAAATGATCGATAATGGGACTAATAATTAAGTTTTTTGATATTTGTTGCGTGAGAAAAGGAACTATAATTAATAAAAGAATGAGTCTTATCGAAATGAATGTCCTTCTTTGAGAGCGGCGAAAATTTTTGACAACTTCGTCTTCGGCTTTAGGGTCTAATTCAACTTTAAGACGGTTAATAGTACTGAGAATAGAACGCGGCAAGACGCTTGTAGTTTCTGCTTTTGTTTTCGGTCTTTTATGAGTGCTAACATTCTTAACTACTGCATTAGGAGCAAGCTGCGGTTCTGCACCTGTAGTTTCAGAATGAATAATAGGAGCTTCACTAGGTACAACAACATTGTTAGGATTTGCAATGGCG from Chroococcidiopsis sp. TS-821 encodes:
- a CDS encoding proton extrusion protein PcxA gives rise to the protein MPAMKRSIPQQIYSFLVKAQQWYLDTPERSLEEAYKAALLIKAMEDEHFNGQKIAPNPNYGSSAIAYFQSELKKHLKTIRMRLTEFRASRSWINPDYQNITKITKNDGTFADKDSFAIQKRNQQSRILEKLRFIDEILAKYDADAIANPNNVVVPSEAPIIHSETTGAEPQLAPNAVVKNVSTHKRPKTKAETTSVLPRSILSTINRLKVELDPKAEDEVVKNFRRSQRRTFISIRLILLLIIVPFLTQQISKNLIISPIIDHLRTSQETVIFLNSEMEERALIEMQRFEEQLKFRNLLHEDAVLSPEQIEQQMQAKVREIVEHFRYESANAIKNVFADLLSVGAFTWLIVTSRKELEVLKEFMDNIVYGLSDSAKAFIIILFTDIFVGFHSTHGWEVLLGTVSRHFGLPENRDFIFLFIATFPVILDAVFKYWIFRYLNRISPSAVATYRNMNE